In Mixophyes fleayi isolate aMixFle1 chromosome 4, aMixFle1.hap1, whole genome shotgun sequence, the following proteins share a genomic window:
- the LOC142150393 gene encoding olfactory receptor 5AP2-like — MDVINKTQVTVFVFSGLTDNEELAPFLFILFLHVYMVTVVGNIGMMAVVHNTSNLHTPMYFFLSYLSLVDLLYSSVITPKMLSDFISITKTISFDGCALQFYFFSALACTEIFLLSNMSYDRYVAICHPLHYVSIMTKKNCCHLVVLAFSIGFIQSSMQTSCIFTLQFCGSNLIDHFYCDMPPLVKLSCSDTLTCDMVTVFIIGSCCICTLTTILISYTLIISSILLMKSAKSRQKAFSTCSSHLMCVTMFYVSVFFTYIRSPSNVFEKQDKIAAVVYSVVTPMLNPLIYSLRNQEVKRAIIQVMHNVTDVVIILSFIRARVH; from the coding sequence ATGGACGTCATAAACAAGACACAAGTGACAGTGTTTGTGTTTTCTGGACTTACTGACAATGAAGAACTTGCCCCGTTCCTCTTCATATTATTCTTACATGTTTACATGGTGACGGTAGTGGGAAACATCGGCATGATGGCTGTTGTCCATAACACATCCAACCTCCACACTCCGATGTACTTCTTCCTGAGTTACCTCTCTCTGGTGGACCTTCTCTACTCCTCAGTTATTACTCCTAAAATGTTGTCTGACTTTATCTCCATAACGAAGACCATCTCTTTTGATGGATGTGCCCTTCAGTTCTACTTCTTTTCTGCTCTGGCATGTACTGAGATTTTTCTTCTCTCAAACATGTCgtatgaccgatatgttgctatatgtcaCCCTCTCCATTATGTCTCAATCATGACCAAGAAAAATTGTTGCCATCTGGTTGTCTTGGCTTTCTCAATTGGCTTCATACAGTCATCCATGCAGACCAGCTGTATATTTACTCTCCAGTTCTGCGGTTCAAACCTTATAGACCACTTCTATTGTGACATGCCTCCACTTGTCAAACTGTCCTGCTCTGATACTTTAACCTGTGACATGGTAACTGTGTTCATCATAGGTTCTTGTTGCATATGTACATTGACTACTATCCTGATCTCATACACTTTAATAATTTCTTCCATTCTGCTGATGAAATCTGCTAAGAGCAGACAGAAAGCCTTCAGTACATGCTCGTCCCATCTCATGTGTGTCACCATGTTCTATGTGTCCGTTTTCTTCACTTACATACGTTCTCCTTCCAATGTCTTTGAGAAACAAGACAAGATAGCTGCTGTTGTCTATTCAGTAGTGACACCAATGCTGAATCCACTTATATACAGCCTGAGGAACCAAGAGGTGAAAAGAGCCATTATACAAGTAATGCACAATGTTACTGATGTAGTTATAATACTGTCATTTATTAGGGCTAGAGTACATTAA